In Cydia amplana chromosome 25, ilCydAmpl1.1, whole genome shotgun sequence, one genomic interval encodes:
- the LOC134659762 gene encoding histone H2A, with translation MSGRGKGGKVKGKAKSRSNRAGLQFPVGRIHRLLRKGNYAERVGAGAPVYLAAVMEYLAAEVLELAGNAARDNKKTRIIPRHLQLAIRNDEELNKLLSGVTIAQGGVLPNIQAVLLPKKTEKKA, from the coding sequence ATGTCTGGACGCGGTAAAGGTGGCAAGGTTAAGGGAAAGGCAAAGTCCCGTTCTAACCGTGCCGGACTCCAGTTTCCCGTCGGCCGTATCCACAGGCTTCTACGCAAGGGCAACTACGCCGAGCGCGTCGGTGCCGGTGCCCCGGTGTACCTAGCCGCCGTCATGGAGTACCTGGCCGCTGAGGTTCTCGAGTTGGCGGGCAACGCCGCTCGCGACAACAAGAAGACCAGGATCATCCCTAGACATCTCCAGCTGGCGATCCGTAACGACGAGGAGTTGAACAAGCTCCTCTCCGGCGTGACCATCGCCCAGGGTGGTGTGCTGCCTAACATTCAGGCCGTGCTCCTGCCCAAGAAGACCGAGAAGAAGGCTTAA
- the LOC134659777 gene encoding histone H3 — MARTKQTARKSTGGKAPRKQLATKAARKSAPATGGVKKPHRYRPGTVALREIRRYQKSTELLIRKLPFQRLVREIAQDFKTDLRFQSSAVMALQEASEAYLVGLFEDTNLCAIHAKRVTIMPKDIQLARRIRGERA; from the coding sequence ATGGCCCGTACCAAGCAGACCGCTCGTAAATCCACCGGTGGTAAAGCGCCCCGTAAACAGCTCGCCACCAAGGCGGCCCGCAAGAGCGCGCCAGCCACCGGGGGCGTCAAGAAGCCCCATCGTTACAGGCCCGGCACCGTCGCCCTCCGTGAGATCCGTCGCTACCAGAAGAGCACTGAGCTTCTGATCCGCAAGCTGCCCTTCCAGCGTCTGGTGCGTGAGATCGCTCAGGACTTCAAGACCGACCTGCGGTTCCAGAGCTCCGCCGTCATGGCTCTCCAGGAGGCCAGCGAGGCTTACCTCGTCGGCCTCTTCGAGGACACCAACCTTTGCGCCATCCACGCCAAGCGTGTGACCATCATGCCCAAGGACATCCAGCTGGCTCGCAGGATCCGCGGTGAACGTGCCTAA
- the LOC134659750 gene encoding histone H1C-like yields the protein MADTAVAADAPAPATPAKKPKASASAGAKKPKAKPTHPKTSEMVNSAIKELKERSGSSLQAIKKYIAAQYKVDAEKLAPFIRKYLKSAVESGALIQTKGKGASGSFKLESKSSSAGKKPAAAKKSSAKSSAAAKKPAAAKPAKAKKAAASPAKPKAATKDKKAAAAKKKPAAKKPSTPAKGKSAAAPKAKKTAKPPTKKPKAPKPKKAAAAPKAKPAAKKAASKK from the coding sequence atggccGATACCGCAGTTGCTGCCGACGCTCCCGCCCCGGCGACGCCCGCGAAGAAGCCCAAGGCGTCCGCATCCGCAGGCGCTAAGAAGCCTAAGGCGAAGCCCACCCACCCTAAGACGTCCGAGATGGTTAACAGCGCCATCAAGGAGTTGAAGGAGAGGAGCGGTTCGTCCCTGCAGGCTATCAAGAAGTACATCGCCGCCCAGTACAAGGTCGACGCCGAGAAACTGGCCCCTTTCATCAGAAAATATCTGAAGAGCGCAGTCGAATCCGGCGCACTCATTCAGACCAAAGGCAAGGGCGCGTCCGGCTCGTTCAAACTGGAGTCGAAGTCATCATCGGCCGGCAAGAAGCCCGCCGCGGCCAAGAAATCTAGCGCTAAATCTTCAGCAGCCGCCAAGAAGCCCGCCGCAGCTAAGCCCGCTAAGGCGAAGAAGGCCGCCGCTTCCCCGGCCAAGCCTAAGGCCGCCACGAAGGACAAGAAGGCAGCCGCCGCCAAGAAGAAGCCCGCCGCTAAGAAACCCTCCACCCCCGCCAAGGGCAAGAGCGCCGCCGCGCCTAAGGCCAAGAAGACCGCGAAGCCGCCGACCAAGAAGCCTAAAGCTCCGAAGCCCAAGAAGGCAGCGGCCGCACCCAAAGCGAAGCCCGCCGCCAAGAAGGCTGCCTCGAAGAAGTAA
- the LOC134659636 gene encoding histone H2B, whose translation MPPKTSGKAAKKSGKAQKNISKSDSKKKKKHKRKESYAIYIYKVLKQVHPDTGISSKAMSIMNSFVNDIFERIAAEASRLAHYNKRSTITSREVQTSVRLLLPGELAKHAVSEGTKAVTKYTSSK comes from the coding sequence ATGCCACCCAAGACTAGCGGTAAGGCCGCCAAGAAATCCGGCAAGGCCCAGAAGAACATCTCCAAGTCTGACtcgaagaaaaagaagaagcaTAAGCGCAAGGAGAGCTACGCCATCTACATCTACAAGGTGCTCAAGCAGGTCCACCCCGACACCGGTATCTCCAGCAAGGCCATGTCGATCATGAACTCGTTCGTGAACGACATCTTCGAGCGCATCGCCGCCGAGGCCTCCCGTCTCGCTCACTACAACAAGAGGTCCACCATCACCAGCAGGGAGGTGCAGACCTCCGTGAGGCTCTTGCTGCCCGGTGAGCTCGCCAAGCACGCCGTCAGTGAAGGCACAAAGGCCGTCACCAAGTACACCAGCTCCAAGTAA